In Prunus dulcis chromosome 1, ALMONDv2, whole genome shotgun sequence, the following are encoded in one genomic region:
- the LOC117634834 gene encoding phospholipase D zeta 1 isoform X4: MESEQLISGSGSRYVQMRSDTATSPSSFLCRLSSFEPARIFEELPSATIVSVSRPDAGDFSPMLLSYTIEFQYKQFKWRLLKKPSHVFYLHFALKKRAFFEEIHEKQEQVKEWLQNLGIGDHTEVVQDDEDADDETVPLHNEESAKNRDVPSSAALPIIRPALGRQQSMSDRSKVAMQGYLNHFLGNMDIVNSREVCKFLEVSMLSFSPEYGPKLKEDYVMVKHLPKIPRDEAFRKCCACRWFSCCNDNWQKVACGNRSINLRVKSSSKVKDWVASINDAGLRPPEGWCHPHRFGSFAPPRGLTEDGSRAQWFIDGRAAFEAIASAIEDAKSEIFICGWWVCPELYLRRPFHAHASSKLDSLLEAKAKEGVQIYILLYKEVALALKINSVYSKRKLIGIHENVRVLRYPDHFSSGVYLWSHHEKLVIVDYQICFLGGLDLCFGRYDTAEHKVGDCPPLVWPGKDYYNPRESEPNSWEDTMKDELDRGKYPRMPWHDVHCALWGPPCRDVARHFVQRWNYAKRNKAPNEQAIPLLMPQHHMVIPHYMGRSQEMEIESKNANHHRRQDSYSSISSCQDIPLLIPQEADGLDSPKEDPNLNGMDSPDLLEQPSRVSNNLAFPFRKSKILPVGHDTPMRGFVDDLDSLARHGKMGSDEVAQPGMKNMDPEWWETQERGNKGGFTDESGQVGPCSSCRCQVIRSVSQWSAGTSQVEESIHNAYCSLIDKAEHFIYIENQFFISGLSGDEIIRNRVLEALFRRIMRAYNDKKCFRVIIVIPLIPGFQGGLDDAGAASVRAVMHWQYRTICRGQFSILQNLIEILGPKTHDYISFYGLRSYGKLFDGGPVACSQVYVHSKIMIVDDCTTLIGSANINDRSLLGSRDSEIGLLIEDKEMINSHMGGKPWKAGKFSLSLRLSLWSEHLGIRAGEMNQIIDPVVDSTYKDIWMATAKANTTIYQDVFSCIPNDFIHSRAAFRQNIAYWKDKIGHTTIDLGIAPERIESYQNGDMKKADPMERLGSVKGHLVSFPLDFMLKEDLRPVFNESEYYASPQVFH; encoded by the exons ATGGAATCGGAGCAGTTGATATCGGGGAGTGGGTCCCGCTACGTCCAAATGCGATCCGATACCGCGACGTCGCCGTCGTCGTTTCTGTGCCGCCTGTCGTCGTTCGAGCCGGCTCGGATTTTCGAAGAGTTGCCGAGCGCCACCATCGTCTCCGTCTCTCGTCCCGACGCCGGTGATTTCAGCCCCATGCTTCTCTCATACACCATCGAGTTCCAATACAAGCAG TTTAAGTGGCGGTTATTGAAGAAACCTTCACATGTATTCTATTTGCATTTTGCATTGAAGAAACGGGCTTTTTTTGAGGAAATTCACGAGAAGCAAGAACAG GTTAAAGAATGGCTTCAAAATCTAGGAATAGGAGATCACACTGAAGTGGTACAAGATGATGAGGACGCCGATGATGAGACTGTTCCCCTGCATAACGAAGAAAGTGCTAAAAACAG AGATGTTCCATCTAGCGCTGCTCTGCCAATCATCCGGCCAGCGCTCGGTAGGCAGCAATCTATGTCAGATAGATCAAAGGTTGCCATGCAAGGATATCTGAATCACTTTCTAGGAAACATGGACATTGTGAACTCTCGAGAG GTGTGCAAATTCTTGGAGGTCTCTATGTTATCATTTTCTCCAGAATATGGACCTAAACTAAAAGAAGACTATGTGATGGTGAAGCATCTACCAAAAATTCCAAGGGATGAAGCTTTCAGGAAATGTTGTGCATGTCGTTGGTTCAGTTGTTGTAATGACAATTGGCAAAAG GTGGCTTGTGGTAACCGGAGCATTAATTTGAGAGTGAAGAGTAGTTCTAAAGTTAAAGATTGGGTTGCTTCCATCAATGATGCTGGACTCAGGCCTCCTGAGGGCTGGTGTCATCCTCACCGTTTTGGCTCTTTTGCGCCTCCGAGAGGCTTGACTGAAGATGGTAGTCGGGCTCAATGGTTCATAGACGGTCGGGCAGCATTTGAAGCAATTGCTTCTGCTATTGAGGATGCAAAATCAGAG ATATTTATTTGTGGCTGGTGGGTGTGTCCAGAATTGTACCTGCGGCGCCCTTTTCATGCTCATGCTTCTTCTAAACTTGATTCTTTACTGGAAGCAAAAGCTAAGGAAGGGGTTCAG ATTTACATTCTTCTCTATAAGGAGGTAGCTCTTGCTCTGAAAATAAACAGTGTTTATAGCAAGAGGAAACTTATTGGGATTCATGAGAATGTGAGGGTATTACGTTACCCTGACCACTTTTCCAGTGGTGTTTACTTATG GTCCCACCATGAAAAACTTGTCATTGTTGATTATCAGATTTGCTTTCTTGGAGGACTGGATTTATGCTTTGGTCGTTATGATACTGCTGAGCATAAAGTGGGTGATTGCCCTCCTTTGGTATGGCCTGGAAAGGACTATTACAACCCGAG GGAATCTGAACCAAATTCGTGGGAAGATACAATGAAAGATGAGCTGGATCGTGGAAAATATCCTCGTATGCCTTGGCATGACGTTCACTGTGCCCTTTGGGGACCCCCCTGCCGTGACGTGGCTAGACATTTTGTTCAGCGCTGGAACTATGCAAAG AGAAATAAAGCTCCAAACGAACAAGCAATTCCACTACTTATGCCCCAGCACCACATGGTCATTCCTCATTACATGGGAAGAAGCCAAGAGATGGAGATTGAAAGTAAGAATGCTAACCATCATAGAAGGCAGGATTCCTATTCGTCAATATCATCCTGCCAAGATATCCCACTTCTTATACCCCAAGAAGCTGATGGGCTGGATTCTCCAAAGGAAGACCCAAACCTAAATGGGATGGACTCTCCTGATCTCCTTGAACAGCCAAGCAGGGTTAGCAACAATCTTGCTTTCCCTTTCCGAAAGTCAAAAATTCTACCAGTAGGTCATGATACGCCAATGAGAGGCTTTGTAGATGACCTTGATTCTTTGGCTCGACATGGAAAAATGGGTTCAGATGAGGTGGCACAGCCTGGCATGAAAAACATGGACCCAGAATGGTGGGAAACACAAGAGCGGGGCAACAAGGGTGGTTTCACAGATGAATCGGGACAAGTTGGTCCTTGTAGTTCATGTCGATGTCAG GTTATTAGAAGTGTCAGTCAGTGGTCAGCAGGAACAAGCCAAGTTGAAGAGAGCATTCACAATGCTTATTGCTCTCTTATCGATAAAGCAGAGCACTTTATTTACATTGAG AATCAATTCTTCATATCAGGTCTTTCAGGAGATGAAATAATACGGAATCGTGTGCTAGAAGCATTATTTCGACGTATTATGCGAGCATACAATGATAAAAAGTGTTTTAGAGTTATAATTGTCATACCACTCATACCTGGCTTCCAG GGGGGCCTGGATGATGCTGGTGCAGCATCTGTCAGAGCTGTTATGCATTGGCAATATCGAACTATTTGCAGAGGACAATTTTCAATATTGCAAAATCTTATTGAAATTCTTGGTCCAAAGACACATGATTACATTTCTTTCTATGGCCTTAGATCTTATGGTAAACTCTTTGATGGCGGTCCTGTGGCCTGCAGTCAG GTCTATGTGCATAGTAAAATCATGATTGTCGATGATTGTACAACTTTAATTGGATCAGCTAACATCAATGATAGGAGTTTGCTTGGCTCAAGAGATTCTGAG ATTGGTTTACTTATTGAAGATAAAGAGATGATTAATTCGCATATGGGAGGAAAGCCATGGAAGGCTGGAAAGTTTTCATTAAGTCTTCGCTTGTCACTGTGGTCTGAACACCTTGGTATTCGAGCTGGAGAG ATGAATCAAATAATTGACCCAGTTGTTGATTCAACTTACAAGGATATCTGGATGGCAACTGCAAAG GCAAATACCACAATCTACCAAGATGTCTTTTCTTGCATACCAAATGATTTTATTCATTCCAG AGCTGCATTCAGACAAAACATAGCCTACTGGAAGGATAAAATCGGACACACAACAATCGACTTAGGAATCGCTCCTGAGAGGATAGAATCATATCAGAATGGAGATATGAAGAAAGCAGATCCCATGGAGAGGTTAGGATCTGTGAAGGGTCATCTTGTATCGTTCCCCTTGGATTTCATGTTAAAAGAAGACTTAAGACCTGTGTTCAATGAGAGCGAGTATTATGCGTCTCCTCAAGTATTTCATTGA
- the LOC117634834 gene encoding phospholipase D zeta 1 isoform X1, whose product MESEQLISGSGSRYVQMRSDTATSPSSFLCRLSSFEPARIFEELPSATIVSVSRPDAGDFSPMLLSYTIEFQYKQFKWRLLKKPSHVFYLHFALKKRAFFEEIHEKQEQVKEWLQNLGIGDHTEVVQDDEDADDETVPLHNEESAKNRDVPSSAALPIIRPALGRQQSMSDRSKVAMQGYLNHFLGNMDIVNSREVCKFLEVSMLSFSPEYGPKLKEDYVMVKHLPKIPRDEAFRKCCACRWFSCCNDNWQKVWAVLKPGFLALLADPFDTQPLDIIVFDVLPASDGNGDGRLSLAKEIKERNPLRHAFKVACGNRSINLRVKSSSKVKDWVASINDAGLRPPEGWCHPHRFGSFAPPRGLTEDGSRAQWFIDGRAAFEAIASAIEDAKSEIFICGWWVCPELYLRRPFHAHASSKLDSLLEAKAKEGVQIYILLYKEVALALKINSVYSKRKLIGIHENVRVLRYPDHFSSGVYLWSHHEKLVIVDYQICFLGGLDLCFGRYDTAEHKVGDCPPLVWPGKDYYNPRESEPNSWEDTMKDELDRGKYPRMPWHDVHCALWGPPCRDVARHFVQRWNYAKRNKAPNEQAIPLLMPQHHMVIPHYMGRSQEMEIESKNANHHRRQDSYSSISSCQDIPLLIPQEADGLDSPKEDPNLNGMDSPDLLEQPSRVSNNLAFPFRKSKILPVGHDTPMRGFVDDLDSLARHGKMGSDEVAQPGMKNMDPEWWETQERGNKGGFTDESGQVGPCSSCRCQVIRSVSQWSAGTSQVEESIHNAYCSLIDKAEHFIYIENQFFISGLSGDEIIRNRVLEALFRRIMRAYNDKKCFRVIIVIPLIPGFQGGLDDAGAASVRAVMHWQYRTICRGQFSILQNLIEILGPKTHDYISFYGLRSYGKLFDGGPVACSQVYVHSKIMIVDDCTTLIGSANINDRSLLGSRDSEIGLLIEDKEMINSHMGGKPWKAGKFSLSLRLSLWSEHLGIRAGEMNQIIDPVVDSTYKDIWMATAKANTTIYQDVFSCIPNDFIHSRAAFRQNIAYWKDKIGHTTIDLGIAPERIESYQNGDMKKADPMERLGSVKGHLVSFPLDFMLKEDLRPVFNESEYYASPQVFH is encoded by the exons ATGGAATCGGAGCAGTTGATATCGGGGAGTGGGTCCCGCTACGTCCAAATGCGATCCGATACCGCGACGTCGCCGTCGTCGTTTCTGTGCCGCCTGTCGTCGTTCGAGCCGGCTCGGATTTTCGAAGAGTTGCCGAGCGCCACCATCGTCTCCGTCTCTCGTCCCGACGCCGGTGATTTCAGCCCCATGCTTCTCTCATACACCATCGAGTTCCAATACAAGCAG TTTAAGTGGCGGTTATTGAAGAAACCTTCACATGTATTCTATTTGCATTTTGCATTGAAGAAACGGGCTTTTTTTGAGGAAATTCACGAGAAGCAAGAACAG GTTAAAGAATGGCTTCAAAATCTAGGAATAGGAGATCACACTGAAGTGGTACAAGATGATGAGGACGCCGATGATGAGACTGTTCCCCTGCATAACGAAGAAAGTGCTAAAAACAG AGATGTTCCATCTAGCGCTGCTCTGCCAATCATCCGGCCAGCGCTCGGTAGGCAGCAATCTATGTCAGATAGATCAAAGGTTGCCATGCAAGGATATCTGAATCACTTTCTAGGAAACATGGACATTGTGAACTCTCGAGAG GTGTGCAAATTCTTGGAGGTCTCTATGTTATCATTTTCTCCAGAATATGGACCTAAACTAAAAGAAGACTATGTGATGGTGAAGCATCTACCAAAAATTCCAAGGGATGAAGCTTTCAGGAAATGTTGTGCATGTCGTTGGTTCAGTTGTTGTAATGACAATTGGCAAAAG GTTTGGGCTGTATTAAAACCAGGATTCTTGGCCTTGCTGGCAGATCCTTTTGATACCCAACCTTTAGATATAATTGTATTTGATGTACTACCAGCCTCGGATGGGAATGGGGATGGCCGGCTATCACTAgcgaaagaaataaaagagcGGAATCCCCTACGCCATGCATTTAAG GTGGCTTGTGGTAACCGGAGCATTAATTTGAGAGTGAAGAGTAGTTCTAAAGTTAAAGATTGGGTTGCTTCCATCAATGATGCTGGACTCAGGCCTCCTGAGGGCTGGTGTCATCCTCACCGTTTTGGCTCTTTTGCGCCTCCGAGAGGCTTGACTGAAGATGGTAGTCGGGCTCAATGGTTCATAGACGGTCGGGCAGCATTTGAAGCAATTGCTTCTGCTATTGAGGATGCAAAATCAGAG ATATTTATTTGTGGCTGGTGGGTGTGTCCAGAATTGTACCTGCGGCGCCCTTTTCATGCTCATGCTTCTTCTAAACTTGATTCTTTACTGGAAGCAAAAGCTAAGGAAGGGGTTCAG ATTTACATTCTTCTCTATAAGGAGGTAGCTCTTGCTCTGAAAATAAACAGTGTTTATAGCAAGAGGAAACTTATTGGGATTCATGAGAATGTGAGGGTATTACGTTACCCTGACCACTTTTCCAGTGGTGTTTACTTATG GTCCCACCATGAAAAACTTGTCATTGTTGATTATCAGATTTGCTTTCTTGGAGGACTGGATTTATGCTTTGGTCGTTATGATACTGCTGAGCATAAAGTGGGTGATTGCCCTCCTTTGGTATGGCCTGGAAAGGACTATTACAACCCGAG GGAATCTGAACCAAATTCGTGGGAAGATACAATGAAAGATGAGCTGGATCGTGGAAAATATCCTCGTATGCCTTGGCATGACGTTCACTGTGCCCTTTGGGGACCCCCCTGCCGTGACGTGGCTAGACATTTTGTTCAGCGCTGGAACTATGCAAAG AGAAATAAAGCTCCAAACGAACAAGCAATTCCACTACTTATGCCCCAGCACCACATGGTCATTCCTCATTACATGGGAAGAAGCCAAGAGATGGAGATTGAAAGTAAGAATGCTAACCATCATAGAAGGCAGGATTCCTATTCGTCAATATCATCCTGCCAAGATATCCCACTTCTTATACCCCAAGAAGCTGATGGGCTGGATTCTCCAAAGGAAGACCCAAACCTAAATGGGATGGACTCTCCTGATCTCCTTGAACAGCCAAGCAGGGTTAGCAACAATCTTGCTTTCCCTTTCCGAAAGTCAAAAATTCTACCAGTAGGTCATGATACGCCAATGAGAGGCTTTGTAGATGACCTTGATTCTTTGGCTCGACATGGAAAAATGGGTTCAGATGAGGTGGCACAGCCTGGCATGAAAAACATGGACCCAGAATGGTGGGAAACACAAGAGCGGGGCAACAAGGGTGGTTTCACAGATGAATCGGGACAAGTTGGTCCTTGTAGTTCATGTCGATGTCAG GTTATTAGAAGTGTCAGTCAGTGGTCAGCAGGAACAAGCCAAGTTGAAGAGAGCATTCACAATGCTTATTGCTCTCTTATCGATAAAGCAGAGCACTTTATTTACATTGAG AATCAATTCTTCATATCAGGTCTTTCAGGAGATGAAATAATACGGAATCGTGTGCTAGAAGCATTATTTCGACGTATTATGCGAGCATACAATGATAAAAAGTGTTTTAGAGTTATAATTGTCATACCACTCATACCTGGCTTCCAG GGGGGCCTGGATGATGCTGGTGCAGCATCTGTCAGAGCTGTTATGCATTGGCAATATCGAACTATTTGCAGAGGACAATTTTCAATATTGCAAAATCTTATTGAAATTCTTGGTCCAAAGACACATGATTACATTTCTTTCTATGGCCTTAGATCTTATGGTAAACTCTTTGATGGCGGTCCTGTGGCCTGCAGTCAG GTCTATGTGCATAGTAAAATCATGATTGTCGATGATTGTACAACTTTAATTGGATCAGCTAACATCAATGATAGGAGTTTGCTTGGCTCAAGAGATTCTGAG ATTGGTTTACTTATTGAAGATAAAGAGATGATTAATTCGCATATGGGAGGAAAGCCATGGAAGGCTGGAAAGTTTTCATTAAGTCTTCGCTTGTCACTGTGGTCTGAACACCTTGGTATTCGAGCTGGAGAG ATGAATCAAATAATTGACCCAGTTGTTGATTCAACTTACAAGGATATCTGGATGGCAACTGCAAAG GCAAATACCACAATCTACCAAGATGTCTTTTCTTGCATACCAAATGATTTTATTCATTCCAG AGCTGCATTCAGACAAAACATAGCCTACTGGAAGGATAAAATCGGACACACAACAATCGACTTAGGAATCGCTCCTGAGAGGATAGAATCATATCAGAATGGAGATATGAAGAAAGCAGATCCCATGGAGAGGTTAGGATCTGTGAAGGGTCATCTTGTATCGTTCCCCTTGGATTTCATGTTAAAAGAAGACTTAAGACCTGTGTTCAATGAGAGCGAGTATTATGCGTCTCCTCAAGTATTTCATTGA
- the LOC117634834 gene encoding phospholipase D zeta 1 isoform X6 produces MSDRSKVAMQGYLNHFLGNMDIVNSREVCKFLEVSMLSFSPEYGPKLKEDYVMVKHLPKIPRDEAFRKCCACRWFSCCNDNWQKVWAVLKPGFLALLADPFDTQPLDIIVFDVLPASDGNGDGRLSLAKEIKERNPLRHAFKVACGNRSINLRVKSSSKVKDWVASINDAGLRPPEGWCHPHRFGSFAPPRGLTEDGSRAQWFIDGRAAFEAIASAIEDAKSEIFICGWWVCPELYLRRPFHAHASSKLDSLLEAKAKEGVQIYILLYKEVALALKINSVYSKRKLIGIHENVRVLRYPDHFSSGVYLWSHHEKLVIVDYQICFLGGLDLCFGRYDTAEHKVGDCPPLVWPGKDYYNPRESEPNSWEDTMKDELDRGKYPRMPWHDVHCALWGPPCRDVARHFVQRWNYAKRNKAPNEQAIPLLMPQHHMVIPHYMGRSQEMEIESKNANHHRRQDSYSSISSCQDIPLLIPQEADGLDSPKEDPNLNGMDSPDLLEQPSRVSNNLAFPFRKSKILPVGHDTPMRGFVDDLDSLARHGKMGSDEVAQPGMKNMDPEWWETQERGNKGGFTDESGQVGPCSSCRCQVIRSVSQWSAGTSQVEESIHNAYCSLIDKAEHFIYIENQFFISGLSGDEIIRNRVLEALFRRIMRAYNDKKCFRVIIVIPLIPGFQGGLDDAGAASVRAVMHWQYRTICRGQFSILQNLIEILGPKTHDYISFYGLRSYGKLFDGGPVACSQVYVHSKIMIVDDCTTLIGSANINDRSLLGSRDSEIGLLIEDKEMINSHMGGKPWKAGKFSLSLRLSLWSEHLGIRAGEMNQIIDPVVDSTYKDIWMATAKANTTIYQDVFSCIPNDFIHSRAAFRQNIAYWKDKIGHTTIDLGIAPERIESYQNGDMKKADPMERLGSVKGHLVSFPLDFMLKEDLRPVFNESEYYASPQVFH; encoded by the exons ATGTCAGATAGATCAAAGGTTGCCATGCAAGGATATCTGAATCACTTTCTAGGAAACATGGACATTGTGAACTCTCGAGAG GTGTGCAAATTCTTGGAGGTCTCTATGTTATCATTTTCTCCAGAATATGGACCTAAACTAAAAGAAGACTATGTGATGGTGAAGCATCTACCAAAAATTCCAAGGGATGAAGCTTTCAGGAAATGTTGTGCATGTCGTTGGTTCAGTTGTTGTAATGACAATTGGCAAAAG GTTTGGGCTGTATTAAAACCAGGATTCTTGGCCTTGCTGGCAGATCCTTTTGATACCCAACCTTTAGATATAATTGTATTTGATGTACTACCAGCCTCGGATGGGAATGGGGATGGCCGGCTATCACTAgcgaaagaaataaaagagcGGAATCCCCTACGCCATGCATTTAAG GTGGCTTGTGGTAACCGGAGCATTAATTTGAGAGTGAAGAGTAGTTCTAAAGTTAAAGATTGGGTTGCTTCCATCAATGATGCTGGACTCAGGCCTCCTGAGGGCTGGTGTCATCCTCACCGTTTTGGCTCTTTTGCGCCTCCGAGAGGCTTGACTGAAGATGGTAGTCGGGCTCAATGGTTCATAGACGGTCGGGCAGCATTTGAAGCAATTGCTTCTGCTATTGAGGATGCAAAATCAGAG ATATTTATTTGTGGCTGGTGGGTGTGTCCAGAATTGTACCTGCGGCGCCCTTTTCATGCTCATGCTTCTTCTAAACTTGATTCTTTACTGGAAGCAAAAGCTAAGGAAGGGGTTCAG ATTTACATTCTTCTCTATAAGGAGGTAGCTCTTGCTCTGAAAATAAACAGTGTTTATAGCAAGAGGAAACTTATTGGGATTCATGAGAATGTGAGGGTATTACGTTACCCTGACCACTTTTCCAGTGGTGTTTACTTATG GTCCCACCATGAAAAACTTGTCATTGTTGATTATCAGATTTGCTTTCTTGGAGGACTGGATTTATGCTTTGGTCGTTATGATACTGCTGAGCATAAAGTGGGTGATTGCCCTCCTTTGGTATGGCCTGGAAAGGACTATTACAACCCGAG GGAATCTGAACCAAATTCGTGGGAAGATACAATGAAAGATGAGCTGGATCGTGGAAAATATCCTCGTATGCCTTGGCATGACGTTCACTGTGCCCTTTGGGGACCCCCCTGCCGTGACGTGGCTAGACATTTTGTTCAGCGCTGGAACTATGCAAAG AGAAATAAAGCTCCAAACGAACAAGCAATTCCACTACTTATGCCCCAGCACCACATGGTCATTCCTCATTACATGGGAAGAAGCCAAGAGATGGAGATTGAAAGTAAGAATGCTAACCATCATAGAAGGCAGGATTCCTATTCGTCAATATCATCCTGCCAAGATATCCCACTTCTTATACCCCAAGAAGCTGATGGGCTGGATTCTCCAAAGGAAGACCCAAACCTAAATGGGATGGACTCTCCTGATCTCCTTGAACAGCCAAGCAGGGTTAGCAACAATCTTGCTTTCCCTTTCCGAAAGTCAAAAATTCTACCAGTAGGTCATGATACGCCAATGAGAGGCTTTGTAGATGACCTTGATTCTTTGGCTCGACATGGAAAAATGGGTTCAGATGAGGTGGCACAGCCTGGCATGAAAAACATGGACCCAGAATGGTGGGAAACACAAGAGCGGGGCAACAAGGGTGGTTTCACAGATGAATCGGGACAAGTTGGTCCTTGTAGTTCATGTCGATGTCAG GTTATTAGAAGTGTCAGTCAGTGGTCAGCAGGAACAAGCCAAGTTGAAGAGAGCATTCACAATGCTTATTGCTCTCTTATCGATAAAGCAGAGCACTTTATTTACATTGAG AATCAATTCTTCATATCAGGTCTTTCAGGAGATGAAATAATACGGAATCGTGTGCTAGAAGCATTATTTCGACGTATTATGCGAGCATACAATGATAAAAAGTGTTTTAGAGTTATAATTGTCATACCACTCATACCTGGCTTCCAG GGGGGCCTGGATGATGCTGGTGCAGCATCTGTCAGAGCTGTTATGCATTGGCAATATCGAACTATTTGCAGAGGACAATTTTCAATATTGCAAAATCTTATTGAAATTCTTGGTCCAAAGACACATGATTACATTTCTTTCTATGGCCTTAGATCTTATGGTAAACTCTTTGATGGCGGTCCTGTGGCCTGCAGTCAG GTCTATGTGCATAGTAAAATCATGATTGTCGATGATTGTACAACTTTAATTGGATCAGCTAACATCAATGATAGGAGTTTGCTTGGCTCAAGAGATTCTGAG ATTGGTTTACTTATTGAAGATAAAGAGATGATTAATTCGCATATGGGAGGAAAGCCATGGAAGGCTGGAAAGTTTTCATTAAGTCTTCGCTTGTCACTGTGGTCTGAACACCTTGGTATTCGAGCTGGAGAG ATGAATCAAATAATTGACCCAGTTGTTGATTCAACTTACAAGGATATCTGGATGGCAACTGCAAAG GCAAATACCACAATCTACCAAGATGTCTTTTCTTGCATACCAAATGATTTTATTCATTCCAG AGCTGCATTCAGACAAAACATAGCCTACTGGAAGGATAAAATCGGACACACAACAATCGACTTAGGAATCGCTCCTGAGAGGATAGAATCATATCAGAATGGAGATATGAAGAAAGCAGATCCCATGGAGAGGTTAGGATCTGTGAAGGGTCATCTTGTATCGTTCCCCTTGGATTTCATGTTAAAAGAAGACTTAAGACCTGTGTTCAATGAGAGCGAGTATTATGCGTCTCCTCAAGTATTTCATTGA